The following proteins come from a genomic window of Candidatus Thiodiazotropha sp. CDECU1:
- the gspL gene encoding type II secretion system protein GspL, whose translation MAERMIIQCHDSDCSNVSWVVKGSINPQPAEGTLVEAAKLAKGRRTLVIIPATELLITEVRIPTKNRQRLIQAIPFSLENELTEDIAQLHFAAGNMNKENITPVLVIAKQRLEHWLGMLETAGIQPIGIYVDLLSLPHESDAWTLYQDNHILNVRTNGETGFSVDAINGEATLRLALQQEGVQPPGKIDLYHLRDTQDLIDLSQLDGDYEVNTRQLDSPTELTALLADNLFEKQQINLLQGDYLRVDKLTLQWKRWLPAAVLAAIFIGLSLLLSVQEYRENKQQSIALQKQIRETFQQAFPEVKRVVDPKVQMEQKLKQLRRGESGSFIQFASLFVPAASVIKSSPNTTLESISFRDGKLDLQLTIKELQALENLKQTIEAKKLAVEIRSANATGNQVTSHIRITGVSP comes from the coding sequence ATGGCTGAGCGCATGATAATTCAGTGCCATGACAGTGACTGCAGCAATGTCAGTTGGGTGGTCAAAGGCAGCATCAATCCGCAACCAGCCGAAGGCACCCTGGTGGAAGCCGCGAAACTGGCCAAGGGCAGGCGCACCCTGGTTATCATTCCCGCCACCGAGCTGCTCATCACAGAGGTAAGGATCCCTACCAAAAATCGTCAACGCCTTATTCAGGCGATCCCATTCTCGCTTGAGAACGAACTCACCGAGGATATCGCTCAGCTTCACTTTGCCGCCGGCAATATGAACAAAGAGAACATTACCCCGGTCCTGGTGATCGCCAAACAGAGGCTCGAACACTGGTTGGGGATGCTTGAAACAGCGGGTATCCAGCCTATCGGTATCTACGTCGACCTGCTCTCACTACCCCACGAGAGTGACGCCTGGACCCTCTATCAGGACAATCATATTCTGAATGTCCGCACCAATGGGGAGACTGGCTTCAGTGTCGACGCCATCAACGGCGAGGCGACGCTCAGACTGGCGCTCCAACAAGAGGGCGTGCAACCCCCCGGCAAAATCGATCTCTACCATCTCCGTGACACACAGGATTTGATCGATCTATCCCAGCTTGACGGTGACTACGAAGTCAACACCAGGCAACTCGATTCACCCACCGAACTGACCGCCCTCCTGGCTGACAATCTCTTCGAAAAACAGCAGATCAATCTCCTCCAGGGCGACTATCTACGGGTTGACAAGCTGACTCTGCAATGGAAGCGATGGCTTCCCGCTGCCGTGTTGGCGGCGATATTCATTGGTCTCAGCCTGCTGTTGAGCGTTCAGGAATATCGCGAAAACAAACAACAGAGCATTGCACTGCAAAAGCAGATAAGAGAGACCTTTCAACAGGCCTTCCCAGAGGTAAAACGGGTTGTCGATCCCAAGGTACAGATGGAGCAGAAGTTGAAGCAACTGCGCCGCGGAGAGTCCGGCAGTTTCATTCAATTTGCCAGCCTTTTCGTACCTGCCGCTTCGGTGATTAAAAGCAGTCCCAATACCACCCTGGAAAGCATCAGCTTCCGGGATGGAAAGCTCGATCTGCAATTAACCATCAAAGAGCTGCAGGCATTGGAGAATTTGAAACAGACCATCGAGGCCAAAAAACTGGCGGTAGAGATCCGTTCGGCCAATGCCACCGGAAACCAGGTCACATCCCATATTCGAATCACTGGAGTAAGTCCATGA